One genomic segment of Penaeus monodon isolate SGIC_2016 chromosome 31, NSTDA_Pmon_1, whole genome shotgun sequence includes these proteins:
- the LOC119592979 gene encoding uncharacterized protein LOC119592979 isoform X1 (The sequence of the model RefSeq protein was modified relative to this genomic sequence to represent the inferred CDS: added 78 bases not found in genome assembly) translates to MFNQKMQKCENPCRYQFVCTQGGRHKSKMRSNTFFVVLALGIGLVAAKEDLRSERSVTADNHPYSKLCEKQPDKFICGNCKTLIQCVKGQAFTRHCIEDHFCSERPQFGGGICYPNEPLDCTCVKANEFRVDPYDSQRFFSCKAVGSTPENYKCPDGMVFDEGSAQCQTASGLPPCVVAGTFANPSNCSEYYSCISLRSGWLQKSFMCTNDMMYNEQKDACEDPCIYQFVCQQEGRYPDLLNKQNYFECYMLGGVLQQLRYSCPESYRWDIVSPGVGQCVEDHGDKDSNYAFGQCDIPDNLCPGP, encoded by the exons TCGAAGATGAGGTCGAATACATTCTTTGTTGTG ctGGCCCTGGGGATAGGCCTTGTTGCAGCCAAGGA GGACTTGCGAAGCGAACGCAGCGTTACTGCAGATAACCACCCTTACTCGAAGCTATGTGAGAAACAACCTGACAAATTCATTTGCGGCAACTGCAAGACGTTGATCCAGTGTGTGAAGGGGCAGGCCTTCACTCGCCACTGCATTGAGGACCACTTCTGTTCGGAGAGGCCCCAGTTTGGCGGTGGTATCTGCTACCCAAATGAACCTCTAGACTGCACCTGCGTGAAGGCCAACGAGTTCCGAGTGGACCCCTACGACTCTCAGAGGTTCTTCTCTTGCAAGGCTGTTGGCTCCACCCCCGAGAACTACAAGTGCCCAGATGGTATGGTCTTCGATGAAGGCTCGGCACAGTGCCAGACGGCAAGTGGCCTGCCTCCATGCGTGGTGGCGGGTACTTTTGCCAACCCAAGCAACTGCAGTGAATACTACTCGTGCATTAGCCTGCGCAGTGGATGGCTGCAGAAATCGTTCATGTGCACCAATGACATGATGTACAACGAACAAAAGGATGCATGTGAAGATCCGTGCATATACCAGTTCGTGTGCCAGCAGGAAGGCCGTTACCCTGACCTTCTGAACAAGCAGAATTACTTTGAATGCTACATGCTTGGTGGCGTGTTGCAGCAGCTACGTTACAGCTGCCCTGAGAGCTACAGGTGGGATATCGTGTCTCCAGGTGTGGGCCAGTGCGTGGAGGACCATGGAGATAAAGATTCAAACTATGCCTTTGGGCAGTGCGACATCCCTGATAACTTGTGTCCAG ggccaTAA
- the LOC119592979 gene encoding uncharacterized protein LOC119592979 isoform X2 (The sequence of the model RefSeq protein was modified relative to this genomic sequence to represent the inferred CDS: added 78 bases not found in genome assembly), whose product MFNQKMQKCENPCRYQFVCTQGGRHKSKMRSNTFFVVLALGIGLVAAKEDLRSERSVTADNHPYSKLCEKQPDKFICGNCKTLIQCVKGQAFTRHCIEDHFCSERPQFGGGICYPNEPLDCTCVKANEFRVDPYDSQRFFSCKAVGSTPENYKCPDGMVFDEGSAQCQTASGLPPCVVAGTFANPSNCSEYYSCISLRSGWLQKSFMCTNDMMYNEQKDACEDPCIYQFVCQQEGRYPDLLNKQNYFECYMLGGVLQQLRYSCPESYRWDIVSPGVGQCVEDHGDKDSNYAFGQCDIPDNLCPGP is encoded by the exons TCGAAGATGAGGTCGAATACATTCTTTGTTGTG ctGGCCCTGGGGATAGGCCTTGTTGCAGCCAAGGA GGACTTGCGAAGCGAACGCAGCGTTACTGCAGATAACCACCCTTACTCGAAGCTATGTGAGAAACAACCTGACAAATTCATTTGCGGCAACTGCAAGACGTTGATCCAGTGTGTGAAGGGGCAGGCCTTCACTCGCCACTGCATTGAGGACCACTTCTGTTCGGAGAGGCCCCAGTTTGGCGGTGGTATCTGCTACCCAAATGAACCTCTAGACTGCACCTGCGTGAAGGCCAACGAGTTCCGAGTGGACCCCTACGACTCTCAGAGGTTCTTCTCTTGCAAGGCTGTTGGCTCCACCCCCGAGAACTACAAGTGCCCAGATGGTATGGTCTTCGATGAAGGCTCGGCACAGTGCCAGACGGCAAGTGGCCTGCCTCCATGCGTGGTGGCGGGTACTTTTGCCAACCCAAGCAACTGCAGTGAATACTACTCGTGCATTAGCCTGCGCAGTGGATGGCTGCAGAAATCGTTCATGTGCACCAATGACATGATGTACAACGAACAAAAGGATGCATGTGAAGATCCGTGCATATACCAGTTCGTGTGCCAGCAGGAAGGCCGTTACCCTGACCTTCTGAACAAGCAGAATTACTTTGAATGCTACATGCTTGGTGGCGTGTTGCAGCAGCTACGTTACAGCTGCCCTGAGAGCTACAGGTGGGATATCGTGTCTCCAGGTGTGGGCCAGTGCGTGGAGGACCATGGAGATAAAGATTCAAACTATGCCTTTGGGCAGTGCGACATCCCTGATAACTTGTGTCCAG